In Rubrobacter calidifluminis, the following proteins share a genomic window:
- a CDS encoding NAD(P)/FAD-dependent oxidoreductase — MPGARGALLAGGALAVAAPAAAAVASRELKSEARGRVVIVGGGTAGLTVAARLARRLRHPEITVIEPSERHMYQPGWTLVASGVFPKEHFIRKEEDYIPRGVTWIRERVEGFEPEKDQLVTESGRRVGYDYLVVCPGHQLDYDRIEGLDGHLGRDGLYSNYTAEGAQKTWEGIRSFRGGTAIFVEPASPIKCGGAPQKICYMADSYWRRAKIRERVNQLFVNGKPVLFSSPYYREALEGVMRRKNIQTLFNHNLVAVDPEKKEAYFEVKEGEETRRVAMSYDFLHFCPPQSAPDFIKNSQLANEAGYVEVDKHTLQHVRYPNVFALGDASSLPTSKTGAAIRKQAPVLVYNLVRAMEGVDLKVDSHDYDGYSSCPLVTDYGKMMLAEFDYTLKPRPTVPPWEHDSRKETYTNWLIKTRALPAMYWNGMLKGVA; from the coding sequence ATGCCGGGAGCGAGGGGTGCGTTGCTGGCCGGTGGTGCGCTTGCGGTCGCGGCTCCGGCTGCTGCGGCCGTGGCGAGCCGGGAGCTCAAGAGCGAGGCGCGGGGGAGGGTGGTCATCGTCGGCGGGGGGACGGCCGGGCTCACGGTTGCGGCCCGTCTGGCGCGCAGGCTAAGACATCCTGAGATAACCGTTATAGAGCCCTCCGAGCGGCACATGTACCAGCCGGGCTGGACGCTGGTCGCCTCGGGGGTCTTCCCGAAGGAGCACTTCATCAGGAAAGAGGAGGACTACATCCCGCGGGGGGTCACCTGGATCCGGGAGAGGGTCGAAGGCTTCGAGCCGGAGAAGGACCAGCTCGTAACCGAGAGCGGGCGCAGGGTCGGCTACGACTACCTCGTCGTCTGTCCCGGGCACCAGCTCGACTACGACAGGATAGAGGGTCTCGACGGACATCTGGGCCGGGACGGGCTCTACAGCAACTACACCGCCGAAGGTGCACAGAAGACGTGGGAAGGCATCCGCAGCTTCCGGGGTGGGACCGCGATCTTCGTCGAGCCCGCCAGCCCGATAAAGTGCGGTGGCGCACCGCAGAAGATCTGCTACATGGCCGACTCCTACTGGCGGCGCGCGAAGATCCGCGAGCGGGTGAACCAGCTGTTCGTGAACGGAAAGCCGGTGCTGTTCTCGTCACCGTACTACCGCGAGGCGCTCGAAGGCGTGATGAGGCGCAAGAACATACAGACCCTCTTCAACCACAACCTCGTCGCCGTGGACCCGGAGAAGAAGGAGGCTTACTTCGAGGTCAAGGAGGGCGAGGAGACCAGGCGGGTTGCGATGTCCTACGATTTCCTGCATTTCTGCCCGCCGCAGAGCGCCCCGGACTTCATCAAGAACAGCCAGCTCGCCAACGAGGCCGGCTACGTCGAGGTGGACAAACACACCCTGCAGCACGTGCGCTACCCGAACGTCTTCGCGCTCGGCGACGCGAGCAGCCTCCCCACGTCGAAGACCGGCGCGGCCATACGCAAGCAGGCCCCGGTCCTGGTGTACAACCTGGTTAGGGCCATGGAGGGCGTGGACCTCAAGGTAGACTCCCACGACTACGACGGCTACAGCTCGTGCCCGCTCGTCACCGACTACGGGAAGATGATGCTCGCAGAGTTCGACTACACCCTCAAGCCACGTCCCACCGTGCCGCCGTGGGAACACGACTCCCGCAAGGAGACCTATACGAACTGGCTCATCAAGACCCGGGCGCTGCCCGCGATGTACTGGAACGGGATGCTAAAGGGCGTCGCCTGA